TCAAGCTCGTGACCTCGGGCGCCGGCGCGGCGGCCCTGGCCTGCCTGGGCCTGCTGGTCAAGCTCGGCATCCCGCGCGAGAACATCTGGGTCACCGACCTGGCCGGCGTGGTCTACGAGGGCCGCACCGAGCTCATGGACGAGGACAAGGCCCAGTTCGCCCAAAAGACCGGCGCGCGCACGCTGTCCGAGGTGATCGACGGCGCCGACGTGTTCCTGGGCCTCTCGGCCGGCGGCGTGCTCAAGCAGGACATGGTGCGCAGGATGGCCGCCAGGCCGCTGATCCTGGCGCTGGCCAACCCCAACCCCGAGATCTCGCCCGAGGACGTGAAGGCCGTGCGCGACGACGCCATCATGGCCACGGGCCGCACGGACTACCCCAACCAGGTCAACAACGTCCTGTGCTTCCCCTACATCTTCCGCGGCGCGCTCGACTGCGGCGCGACCACCATCACCACGGAGATGGAGATCGCCGCCGTCCATGCCATCGCCGAGCTGGCCCAGGCCGAGCAGAGCGAGGTCGTGGCCAAGGCCTATGCCGGCGAGCCCCTGGCCTTCGGGCCGGAGTACCTGATCCCCAAGCCGTTCGACCCGCGCCTGATGATGAAGATCGCGCCGGCCGTGGCCCAGGCCGCTGCCGACAGCGGTGTCGCGCAGCGCCCCATCGCCGACATGGACGCCTACCGCGACCACCTGCAGACCTTCGTCTATGCCTCGGGCACGACCATGAAGCCCATCTTCACGGCGGCCAAGATGGCGGCGAAGAAGCGTGTGGCCTACTCCGAGGGGGAGGAGGAGCGCGTGCTGCGCGCCGCGCAGATCGTCGTGGACGAGCGCATCGCCCGCCCCACGCTGATCGGGCGCCCCACGGTCATCGCCGAGCGCATTGAAAAGTTCGGCCTGCGCCTGAAGGAAGGGCGGGACTACGACGTGGTCAACGTCGAGAACGACCACCGCTACCGCGACTTCTGGCAGACCTATCACCGCATGACCGAGCGCAAGGGCATCACGGTGCCCATCGCCAAGATCGAGATGCGCCGGCGCCTCACCCTGATCGGCACCATGCTGCTGCACAAGGGCGAGGTGGACGGCCTGATCACGGGCACCTGGGGCCACACCACGCACCACCTGCAGTACATCGACCAGGTGATCGGCAAGCGCGCGGGCGTGGACACCTACGCCTGCATGAACGCGCTGATGCTGCCCGACCGCCAGATCTTCCTGGTGGACACCCACGTCAACTACGACCCCACGGCCGAGCAGCTCTGCGAAATCACCATCATGGCGGCCGAGGAGATGATGCGCTTCGGCCTCAAACCCAAGGCGGCGCTGCTGTCGCACTCCAACTTTGGCAACAGCAACCAGCCCAGCGCCGTGAAGATGCGCCAGACGCTGGAGCTGCTGCGCGTGCAGGCGCCGTGGCTGGAGGTGGACGGCGAGATGCATGGCGACGTGGCGCTCGACGGCAAGGCGCGCGTGGCGCTGATGCCCCACAGCACGCTGGCGGGCGACGCCAACCTGCTGGTCATGCCCAACATCGACGCCGCCAACATCTCCTACAACCTGCTCAAGACGGCGGCAGGCGGCAACATCGCCATAGGGCCGGTGCTGCTGGGCGCGGGCGCGCCCGTGCACATCCTCACACCCAGCGCGACCGTGCGGCGCATCGTGAACATGACGGCGCTCACGGTGGCGGACGCCAACGCCTCGCGGTAACCCCCCAAAGGCCCGTATTAACCCTCGTGCTCCTGCCCATTTTTTGGGCAGGAGCTTGCCTTTTTGCGGCCTTTTTGTCACACTACCGGGTCGAAATTTCGGGTTAACCCGTAGTTTCTGAAAGGTGTAGTGGATGTTGAAGGCCGTCGCCATCCCGGCGTACAAGGCATTTGTGGCGTGTGCTCTGGGTGCCGCGGTCGTACTTGCGCCGGCTGGCGCGTCCGCGCGGCAGGCTTCCGAGGCTGCGGCCATCCCTCCCATCGCGCTGGCCGACCTGCCCCCCCAGGGGCGCGCCACCTACGCGCTGATTCGTGAGGGTGGACCGTTTCCCTACGACAAGGACGGCTCGGTCTTCGGCAATCGTGAACGGCTGTTGCCCGCGAAAAAGCGCGGCTACTACCGTGAATACACCGTGCGCACCCCTGGCGTGAGGAGCCGGGGCGCACGGCGGATCGTATGCGGCGGAGCCCCGCGCACGCCCGATGCCTGCTACTACACCAGCGATCATTACAGTAGTTTTCGAGAGATCACGCAATGAACCCGGTAGCGCCCGACAGGGCTGATTTCATGGCGGCAGAGCTGGATGGATCGCGCCATGCGTTTTTTCATTCGCAGGACCGCTCCCACGGCCTTGCGGATATGTCGATTCGTGCACCTCTAAGAGAAAGAGCAACGGAGATGGAAACGCCACTTCGTAAAGACCAGGAAACGCTGCTGCGCGGAGTGCGCCCCAACATCGTGCAGTCGATCCGCGCGTTCCGCGTGCACGACCTGCAGGAGACGGCGCGCGTGCTGGGCCACCATTTCCTGTACGCCAACCTGGCGCACGCCCAGTCCAAGCAGGACATCCTGGAACTCATCGCCACGCAGTTCACCTTCCCGGCGCATTTCGGCAAGAACTTCGACGCGCTGTACGACTGCATGACCGACCCGCTGCACAAGTCGGGCCCGCAGCCGGGCTTCATCGTGGTGCTGGAGCAGATTCCCACCACGGCCAAGTTCGACAAGGAAGCGCGCGAACAGTTGCTGGACATCTTCCGCGACGCCGCCGACTACTGGAGCGACCGCAAGATCCCGTTCCGGTGCTTCTATTCTTTTCTGTAGCCCGTTCTGCAACCGCCGGCCAGGCGGAACGGGCCGTTGAAGCGCACCCCGGTGCCGCTTCTCAGGCCATAGAGATAGAGATCGACGCCTCGGGCGAGAAAATGCCCACGGACAAGCTCGTGGACGTGTCGCCCCTGGCGCTGCGCATGAGCAGCCCGTTCAACGCGGGCTACTGGCTCGCCGCGGCATGAAATAGACACACCCCTGTGGCGCTGCGCGCCTTCGTGCGTTACGCCGGCGCCAGTTCCTGCGCCAGGGCCACGTAATGCGCCACGGGCACCTCCTCGGCGCGGCGCTGGGTGTCGAAGCCTCCCGCGTAGCCGTGTCCCTCCAGCCACCGGCCCAGGGTGTGGCGCAGCAGCTTGCGGCGCTGGCTGAAGGCCACCTGCACCAGTTCCGACAATAGCGCCTCGTCCACGGCCGCGGGCCGGGCGTGGGGCAGCATGCGCACCACGGCGCTGTCCACGCGCGGCGGCGGGTCGAAGCTTCCGGGGGGCACGAACAGCACATCCTCCATGGCGTAGCGCCACTGCAGCATCACCGACAGGCGGCCATAGGCGGCCGTGGCGGGGGCCGCCACCATGCGGTCTATGACCTCCTTCTGCAGCATGAAGTGCTGGTCCTCTATGATCTGCACGTGCGCCATCAGGTGGAACAGGATGGGCGTGGAGATGTTGTAGGGCAGGTTGCCTACCACTCTGATTTTAGGAGCTGCAAGCGTTTGTGCCACCTGCGTGAAATCGACTTTCAGCACATCGGATTCGATGACGTCGAGCTGGCCGTGCTGGCGCAGGCGCGCGGCCAGGTCGCGATCGAGCTCGATCACGGTGAGCCGGCCCAGGCGCTCGACCAGGGGCTGGGTCAGCGCGGCCAAGCCGGGGCCGATCTCCACCATATGCTGGCCGGGACGCGGCGCGATGGCACGCACGATGGCGTCGATGATGCCGGGGTCGCTCAGGAAATGCTGGCCGAAGCGCTTGCGCGGGATGTGCTTCATTGCGGCGCTTCGCGGTATTCCACGTAGGCGCGGGCGCGCGCCTCCTGGATCCAGGTGGTGAAGGCCTCGTCGAGCTTTTTCTCGCGCACGGCGTCGCGCACCATGTCGCGCTGCTCGCGCTGCGTCAGCTTCGCCTCGCGGCGTTCGAGCAGCTGGATCAGGTGCACGCCGAAGCGCGACACCACGGGCTGGCTGATCTCGCCGGGCCGAAGCGCGTTGAGCGCCTCCTGGAATTCGGGCACGTAGCGCCCGGGCCCGGCCCAGCCCAGGTCGCCGCCGTCCTTGGCACTGCCGTCCTGCGAATACTCGCGTGCCAGCGTGGCGAAGTCGGCTTGGCCGCGCAGCACGCGCTGGCGCAGGTCTTCCAGGCGCTCGGCCGCCTGGCGTTCCGACAGCCCGGAGCCCACGCGCAGCAGGATGTGGCGCGCGTGGCTTTGCACGGCCATCGTGGGCACGCCGCCCTGGCTCCTGTCCACCACCTTCAGGATGTGGAAGCCCGCGGGCGAGCGCAGCGGGCCGACGATGCTGCCCACCGCCGCCTGCTGCACTGCGGTCACGAACAGCTCGGGATAGCGGTCGAGCGGGCGCAGGCCCAGCAGGCCGCCGCCGGAGCCCTCGGGCACGTCGGAATACTCCTGCACCAGCACGCCGAAGTCCCCGCCGGCGCGCAGCTTGTCCAGCACCTCCTGGGCGCGGGCCGCGCGCCTGGCGACCTCTTCGGGGCTGGCGCCCTCGGGCACCTTGACGAGGATGTGGCCCAGGTTGATCTCCATCTTGCCGGGGCCGGCGGTCTTCTGCTGGTCCTGCAGGTACTGGTCCACCTCCAGGTCGCTCACGCGCACGCGCGACTCCACGTCGCGCTCGCGCACGCGCAGGGCCAGCAGCTGGTTGCGCAGTTCCTCGCGGAAGCGCTCCTTGCTGATGCCGTCTGCCGCCAGGCGCCGGTGCATCTCGTCCACGCTCACGTCGTTCTGCCGGGCCACGTTCTGCTCGGCCTGGTTGACGGCGTAGTCGTCCACCTTGATTCCGCCTTCCTTGGCGAGCTGGACCTGGATCTTCTCCAGAATCAGGCGTTCGAGCACTTCCTTGACCAGCACTTCGTGCGGCGGCATGGCCGCGCCCTGGCCGCTCAGCTGCTGCGCCACGCGCTCGGCGCGCTGGCGCACCTCGTTGTTGGTGATGGGCTCGGAGTTGACCACCGCCACGATGTAGTCGGCCTGGCGCACCGCGGGGCTGGTCGCGCCGGCCGGCGGCAGCAGGGTCGCCGTGGAAGAGGGCAGGCGCTGCAGCCCGGCGGAGCCCGAGGGCCGCAGCCCCTGGGCCTGGGCGGCGGGCGCCAGCACGGCCGCGGCGGTCAGGCAGGCCAGGGCCAGGGTCGAAGCTCGGTGGTTCATGGCGTGGAGGAAATTCATGGGGTAGCAAGGCTGCCGGGCGGACGCAGCATGTCAATCGTATTGGGAGAAACGGCTGGGGATGGCCACGTCCTCGCGCAGGAGCTTGTAGCGCGGCACGTATTGCCTCAGGATGGCCAGCGGGTTGGCCCCGAGCGACAGGCGCGAGAAGCCGACGAACTCGATCTGGAACATGAGCCGGGTGCTGGCCGTGATCTGGCTGCTCTGCAGGCGCTCGAGCACCACGCGGCCGATCCAGCAGCAGCTCTCGTACTCCAGGCCGACCACGGTGTCTACGAGCTTGCGGTCCTGCAGGCTGTAGTTGAGCCGGCCCACGCTGTACCAGCGGCCCGCGCGCTCCTTGCCGCCCCGGTCGCCGCCCCACAGGTCGCTGAGGGGCCATTGCCAGCCCACGTCGACCTGCTCGCTGGGCACGGTGATCAGGTCGGTCACCTTCTGCATGCGGTAGGCCGCGCTCACCGTGCGGTAGCTGCCGGGCGAGTAGTGCACCCCCACCGTGGTGCGCAGCGAGCGTCCGGTCTTGGGGTTGTACTGCACCGTGGAGTCCAGGCCCCACTGCGGCGTCCAGTTGATGCTCGCGCCCAGCAGCACGTCCGACAGCCGCTCGCTGGCCGGCGTGCCGCCCGGCAGGGTCACCTTCTGGTCGGCGAAGCGCAGGCGCTGCGCCACACCCAGGCGCGCGGCCTCGGCGCCCGTCTCGGGGTGGATCAGGCGCGTGGTCACGCCCAGCGTGAGCAGGTTGTTGTCCGCGATCCGGTCGTTGCCGCCGAAGGCGTTCTCGGTATAGATGGAGGCGAAGTTGAAGTCGTTGGCCGCCGTGTCGTACACCGGCAGCATGCTCTGGTCGCGGTACGGTGTGTAGGTGTAGAAGGCGCGCGGCTCCAGCGTCTGCAGGTAGTCGCCGCCGAAGAAGCGCGCGTCGCGCTCGAACACCAGGCCGCTGTCCAGGCTGAAGGTGGGCAGCGTGCGGCTGGCCGTGCGTTGGCCGTTGGAGAGCGACTCGTCGAATTCGTACTGCGTGGCATGCAGCTGCAGGCGCGGCGTGATGAAGCCCGACGGCGCGAGGAAGGGCCGGCTGATCTGCGCCACGGCGTAGCTGCGCCGGCCGTTGGGCTGCGCGTAGTACCTGCGGTCCGCCTCGAAGCTCGTGTAATCCGCCTCCACCGTCGCGTCCAGGCCGCCGCCGAGCTGCGCGGGCGCGTAGCGCCAGTGCAGCTGGGGCATGCGGTCGTAGGGCGGGGTGATGGGCGCGGTCACGTCCTGCAGCGTCTGCCACTTGAGGGTGCGCAGGCTCAGCTGGTGCTCGCCGCGCGCCCAGTTCAGCGACGCCTCGCCCGGCAGCAGGCGCTGGGTGAGCTGGTTGCCGCCCATGCCCATGCCGGCCAGGCCGCTGGTGCGCGGCGAGAAGTCGCGCCAGTAGTCGTCGTCGCTCACGCGCCGCACGTTCAGGTTCAGCCCCACGTCGCCCGCGGGCGTGCCGAGCGTGGCGCGGTGGCGCACGCCATAGGCCCAGCGGTCGCGCTCGCGCAACTGGTCGCGGGGCAGGTAGCTGGCGTTGAGCTCTCCGCTGTAGCGCGGTTCGAGGTAGCGAAATTCGCCCGCCAGCCCCACGCCGCGCCGGCTCATGACCAGGGGGGTGATGGTGGCGTCGCGGTTGGGCGCGATGTTCCAGTAATAGGGCTGGATGTATTCCACGCCGCTCACGCTGTCCAGGCCGATGGTGGGCGGCAGCAGGCCGGACTTGCGCCGCTCCGACAGCGGAAAGCTGATGTTCCCCATGGGCAGCACGGGCACGCCCTTGAACTCCAGCACGCCGTCCTCGGCCGTGCCCACGTCCTCCGCGCGGTCCAGGCGGATGGTCTTGGCGTGGATGATCCAGTCGGGCTTCCAGCTGGCCTCGTCGGTGCGCTCGCAGGTGGTGTAGGTAGCGTTGTGCACCACCGAGCGGTCGCGGTCCACGAAGTCCACGCGCGTGGCCTCGCCATGGGCCGCGGTCTCCAGGAAGCGGTAGCGCGCGTCGCTGAAGAAACCGCTGAAGGCGTCCACGCGCAAGTCCAGCAGCGTGCCGTCGTAGAGGTTGCCGGCGCGGTTGATGTGCACGTGGCCGCGCGCCTTGGCGCGATCGTCGGCCACGTCGTACTCCATCTCGTCGGCATGGATCACGGTGTCGCCGCGGCGCAGCTCGGCGTTGCCCTCGACCGTGGCCCGGATGTCGGGCTGGCCCGTGACGCGGTCGCCGCGCACGAACACGGGCAGCTGCGAGCGCACGTCGTCGGGCAGGGTCTCCTGCAGCCGCGGGCTGGAACGCAGCGCGGGCGGCGCCTCGGCCTGCTCCGAGGCACTCCCGCCCGCCTGGGCCAGCGCGGCCAGCGGCACGCCGCACAGCATCAGGGCTGCCAGGCGCGCCAGTGGTGCGCGGCGCGCTGGCGGGGCGGACATGGTGGCGGGCAGGGCGTGGGGCAAGAGGGAACGATCCATGGATTGCGCGGGTCGGCGTTGCGCCGCGGGCCACCCGGCCGGGTGGGACCGGGTTTGTAGAATTGGATTATCCATGAGCCACCCCTCCCCCATCTCCCCGGCCGCCGTACCCGGCGACGCCCGCGCCGTGCATTGGAACGACCCCGCCCGCCAGGCCGCCTTCGAGGCCTGGCTCGCCCCGCTGGCGGCCGCGCAGGGCCTGCTGCCGGCCAGCCTGCGCCCGGCGTCGGCGGATGCGAGCTTCCGGCGCTACCTGCGCCTGGACGCGCAGGACGGCGCCAGCCGCATCATCATGGATGCGCCGCCCGACAAGGAGGACTGCCGCCCCTTCGTCCACGTGCAGGGCCTGATGCGGGCCGCGGGCCTGCCCGTGCCACAGATCCACGCCTGGGACGAGGCCCACGGCTTCATGCTGCTGTCCGACCTGGGCGCGCAAACGGCCATAGAGCGCCTGGACCCGGCCAACCCCCAGGCCGCCCACGCCTGGTACCTGCAGGCCGTGGACCTGCTCATCGACTGGCAGCGCGCCAGCCGCCCCGGCGTGCTGCCGGCCTACGACGACGCTCTGCTGCGCCGCGAGCTGCTGCTGTTTCCCGACTGGTACGTCGCGCGCCACCGCCAGGCCACGCTGACCGACGCCCAGCAGGCCACTCTGGCCAAGGCGTTCGACGCCATCGTGGCGCAGAACCTGGCCGCGCCGCGCGTGTTCGTGCATCGCGACTTCATGATGCGCAACCTCATGGTCGGCGAAGGCGGGCGCCTGGGCGTGCTCGACTTCCAGGACGCGGTGCACGGCCCCGTGACCTACGACATCGCCAGCCTGATGCGCGACGCCTTCATCAGCTGGGAAGAGGATTTCGTCATCGACATTACCGTGCGTTACTGGGAGAAGGCCCGGCGCGCGGGCATCCTCGGCGCTGCGAGCGAGAGCGGCTGGGGCGCGGATTTCGGCGACTTCTACCGCGCCGTGGACTGGATGGCGCTGCAGCGCCACCTGAAGGTGGCCGGCATCTTCGCGCGGCTGACGCTGCGCGACGGCAAGCCCAAGTACCTGCAGGACGCGCCGCGCTTCATCGCCTACATCCGCCAGACAGCCGGGCGCTACCGCGAGCTCTCGCCGCTGCTGCGGCTGGTGGACGAGATCGAAGGCACGCAGGCCGCCATGGGCTACGCCTTCGGGCGCGTCTAGTTCTACAAGAGAAATCGGCCTCCAGCGCTTGCTGGTCAAGCACTGGCAGCTACTTTTTTTGATGCACATGCCACGTTTTCACTGCCCCCTGTCCCTGGCCGCCGGCGCGCGCATCGCGCTGCCGCCCACGGCCGCGCGCCACGTGCAGGTGCTGCGCCTGCAGCCGGGCGACGCGCTCACGCTGTTCAACGGCGAGGGCGGCGAATGGACCGCCACCGTGGCGCGCATGGGCCGCAGCGACGTGGAGGTGGAGGTGGGCGCCCACGCGCCCGTGGAGCGCGAGGCCGCGCGCGCCGTGCACCTCGTCGTGGGCATGCCCGCCAACGAGCGCATGGACTGGCTCGTGGAAAAGGCCACCGAGCTGGGGGCCGCCAGCATCCAGCCGATTGCCGCGGCGCGCAGCGTGCTCAAGCTTGCGGGCGAGCGCGCCGCCAAGCGCCAGCAGCACTGGCAGGCCATCGCCGTGGCCGCGTGCGAGCAGTGCGGACGCAACCGCGTGCCGCCGGTCGCCGCGCCGCTGCTGCTCTCCGACTGGCTGCGCCAGAGCGCCCCCGAAGGCGCGCGCCTGGTGCTCTCCCTGCGCGACGGCGCGCGGGCGCTGCGCGAGGCCGCAGGCGGCGCGGGCGCCGTCTGGGTGCTGCACGGCCCCGAGGGCGGCCTCACGGCGCAGGAGGAAGACGCCGCGCTCGCCCAAGGCTTCGAGCCCGCGAGCCTGGGCGCGCGCGTGCTGCGGGCCGAGACGGCATCCGTCGCCGCGCTGGCCGTGCTGGGGCTGGCCTGATGCACGTGGAGATGATGGACGAAGGCGCCGAACTCGGCGCGCTGGCCGACTTTTTCCGCGACGGCGCCCAGTTCGGCGACGCCGCCGCCGACGCGCCGCTGCTCGGGCGCCTTGCGCGCCAGCAGGCGCTCACGCAGGCATTGAGCGGCCTGTTCCACGGCCCCGCCGCGCTCGTGCAGCTGCGCGTGTGGGTGTTTCTGCAGCTTGCCTCGCAGGGCGACGCGCAGTGGCCGCGCGAGCGCATCGACGAGCTGTTCCACGCGCTGCGCCCCGAGGCGCTGGAGACCGTGCTCAAGCGCCTGCGCGACGTGGAACTGCTCGCCTGGGACGAAACCCAGCGCGCCTACGCCCTGCCCCCGCTGGCCCAGCGCGTGGCCGCGCTGCTCGCGCCGCTGGCCGCCGAGCAGCCGGGTGACGACGAAGACGGCGGCGAGCTGGCCGCGCTGCTCGGCCAGGTGGTCGGAGCCAACCAGCTCGGCAGCCTGGACGCAGGCCAGGTGCAGATGCTGCACGCCCAGCTCGCGCGGCTGCACGGCGAGTTCGCCGACGCGATCGCCAGCGGCTCCGAATTCCGCCTGCGCGAGGCGCGCAAGCGCTACGACCGCGCGGCCCTG
This region of Alicycliphilus denitrificans K601 genomic DNA includes:
- a CDS encoding NADP-dependent malic enzyme codes for the protein MPENTAPDTTDKRALLRRAALEYHEFPQPGKITIAATKQMINQHDLALAYSPGVAAPCEEIVKDPAAAFRYTARGNLVGVVTNGTAVLGLGHIGALAGKPVMEGKGVLFKKFSGIDVFDIEIDELDPDKLVEIIASLEPTFGGINLEDIKAPDCFYIERKLRERMKIPVFHDDQHGTAIVVGAAILNGLKVVGKDPKQIKLVTSGAGAAALACLGLLVKLGIPRENIWVTDLAGVVYEGRTELMDEDKAQFAQKTGARTLSEVIDGADVFLGLSAGGVLKQDMVRRMAARPLILALANPNPEISPEDVKAVRDDAIMATGRTDYPNQVNNVLCFPYIFRGALDCGATTITTEMEIAAVHAIAELAQAEQSEVVAKAYAGEPLAFGPEYLIPKPFDPRLMMKIAPAVAQAAADSGVAQRPIADMDAYRDHLQTFVYASGTTMKPIFTAAKMAAKKRVAYSEGEEERVLRAAQIVVDERIARPTLIGRPTVIAERIEKFGLRLKEGRDYDVVNVENDHRYRDFWQTYHRMTERKGITVPIAKIEMRRRLTLIGTMLLHKGEVDGLITGTWGHTTHHLQYIDQVIGKRAGVDTYACMNALMLPDRQIFLVDTHVNYDPTAEQLCEITIMAAEEMMRFGLKPKAALLSHSNFGNSNQPSAVKMRQTLELLRVQAPWLEVDGEMHGDVALDGKARVALMPHSTLAGDANLLVMPNIDAANISYNLLKTAAGGNIAIGPVLLGAGAPVHILTPSATVRRIVNMTALTVADANASR
- a CDS encoding ribonuclease domain-containing protein, translated to MLKAVAIPAYKAFVACALGAAVVLAPAGASARQASEAAAIPPIALADLPPQGRATYALIREGGPFPYDKDGSVFGNRERLLPAKKRGYYREYTVRTPGVRSRGARRIVCGGAPRTPDACYYTSDHYSSFREITQ
- a CDS encoding barstar family protein, encoding METPLRKDQETLLRGVRPNIVQSIRAFRVHDLQETARVLGHHFLYANLAHAQSKQDILELIATQFTFPAHFGKNFDALYDCMTDPLHKSGPQPGFIVVLEQIPTTAKFDKEAREQLLDIFRDAADYWSDRKIPFRCFYSFL
- the rsmA gene encoding 16S rRNA (adenine(1518)-N(6)/adenine(1519)-N(6))-dimethyltransferase RsmA, with the protein product MKHIPRKRFGQHFLSDPGIIDAIVRAIAPRPGQHMVEIGPGLAALTQPLVERLGRLTVIELDRDLAARLRQHGQLDVIESDVLKVDFTQVAQTLAAPKIRVVGNLPYNISTPILFHLMAHVQIIEDQHFMLQKEVIDRMVAAPATAAYGRLSVMLQWRYAMEDVLFVPPGSFDPPPRVDSAVVRMLPHARPAAVDEALLSELVQVAFSQRRKLLRHTLGRWLEGHGYAGGFDTQRRAEEVPVAHYVALAQELAPA
- a CDS encoding peptidylprolyl isomerase, with the protein product MNFLHAMNHRASTLALACLTAAAVLAPAAQAQGLRPSGSAGLQRLPSSTATLLPPAGATSPAVRQADYIVAVVNSEPITNNEVRQRAERVAQQLSGQGAAMPPHEVLVKEVLERLILEKIQVQLAKEGGIKVDDYAVNQAEQNVARQNDVSVDEMHRRLAADGISKERFREELRNQLLALRVRERDVESRVRVSDLEVDQYLQDQQKTAGPGKMEINLGHILVKVPEGASPEEVARRAARAQEVLDKLRAGGDFGVLVQEYSDVPEGSGGGLLGLRPLDRYPELFVTAVQQAAVGSIVGPLRSPAGFHILKVVDRSQGGVPTMAVQSHARHILLRVGSGLSERQAAERLEDLRQRVLRGQADFATLAREYSQDGSAKDGGDLGWAGPGRYVPEFQEALNALRPGEISQPVVSRFGVHLIQLLERREAKLTQREQRDMVRDAVREKKLDEAFTTWIQEARARAYVEYREAPQ
- a CDS encoding LPS-assembly protein LptD encodes the protein MDRSLLPHALPATMSAPPARRAPLARLAALMLCGVPLAALAQAGGSASEQAEAPPALRSSPRLQETLPDDVRSQLPVFVRGDRVTGQPDIRATVEGNAELRRGDTVIHADEMEYDVADDRAKARGHVHINRAGNLYDGTLLDLRVDAFSGFFSDARYRFLETAAHGEATRVDFVDRDRSVVHNATYTTCERTDEASWKPDWIIHAKTIRLDRAEDVGTAEDGVLEFKGVPVLPMGNISFPLSERRKSGLLPPTIGLDSVSGVEYIQPYYWNIAPNRDATITPLVMSRRGVGLAGEFRYLEPRYSGELNASYLPRDQLRERDRWAYGVRHRATLGTPAGDVGLNLNVRRVSDDDYWRDFSPRTSGLAGMGMGGNQLTQRLLPGEASLNWARGEHQLSLRTLKWQTLQDVTAPITPPYDRMPQLHWRYAPAQLGGGLDATVEADYTSFEADRRYYAQPNGRRSYAVAQISRPFLAPSGFITPRLQLHATQYEFDESLSNGQRTASRTLPTFSLDSGLVFERDARFFGGDYLQTLEPRAFYTYTPYRDQSMLPVYDTAANDFNFASIYTENAFGGNDRIADNNLLTLGVTTRLIHPETGAEAARLGVAQRLRFADQKVTLPGGTPASERLSDVLLGASINWTPQWGLDSTVQYNPKTGRSLRTTVGVHYSPGSYRTVSAAYRMQKVTDLITVPSEQVDVGWQWPLSDLWGGDRGGKERAGRWYSVGRLNYSLQDRKLVDTVVGLEYESCCWIGRVVLERLQSSQITASTRLMFQIEFVGFSRLSLGANPLAILRQYVPRYKLLREDVAIPSRFSQYD
- a CDS encoding aminoglycoside phosphotransferase family protein, with translation MSHPSPISPAAVPGDARAVHWNDPARQAAFEAWLAPLAAAQGLLPASLRPASADASFRRYLRLDAQDGASRIIMDAPPDKEDCRPFVHVQGLMRAAGLPVPQIHAWDEAHGFMLLSDLGAQTAIERLDPANPQAAHAWYLQAVDLLIDWQRASRPGVLPAYDDALLRRELLLFPDWYVARHRQATLTDAQQATLAKAFDAIVAQNLAAPRVFVHRDFMMRNLMVGEGGRLGVLDFQDAVHGPVTYDIASLMRDAFISWEEDFVIDITVRYWEKARRAGILGAASESGWGADFGDFYRAVDWMALQRHLKVAGIFARLTLRDGKPKYLQDAPRFIAYIRQTAGRYRELSPLLRLVDEIEGTQAAMGYAFGRV
- a CDS encoding 16S rRNA (uracil(1498)-N(3))-methyltransferase, encoding MPRFHCPLSLAAGARIALPPTAARHVQVLRLQPGDALTLFNGEGGEWTATVARMGRSDVEVEVGAHAPVEREAARAVHLVVGMPANERMDWLVEKATELGAASIQPIAAARSVLKLAGERAAKRQQHWQAIAVAACEQCGRNRVPPVAAPLLLSDWLRQSAPEGARLVLSLRDGARALREAAGGAGAVWVLHGPEGGLTAQEEDAALAQGFEPASLGARVLRAETASVAALAVLGLA